A portion of the Rhodococcus pseudokoreensis genome contains these proteins:
- the cobN gene encoding cobaltochelatase subunit CobN: MILLLSTSDTDLLSARASGADYRWANPARLLVEEDLPGLLDGADLVVVRILGGKRAWEEGLDAVLASGLPVVVLGGEHAPDAELMECSTVAVGVSAEAHNYLAEGGADNLAQLHHFLSDTVLLTGHGFEAPVHLPSWGVAPFAPDADADRPTIAVLYYRAQHLAGNTRYIEALCDAVDAAGGTPLPIFCASLRTAEPELLTTLRRADAMVVTVLAAGGTKPAGVSAGGDDEAWDVAALAALDVPILQGLCLTSSRESWESNDDGLSPLDVATQVAVPEFDGRLITVPFSFKEIDADGLSTYVPDAERASRVAGIAVRHARLRHIPAPERRIALMLSAYPTKHARIGNAVGLDTPASAIRLLTEMRAAGYDLGPADGPDSVPGLAAQDGDALIHALIAAGGQDPDWLTAEQLEGNPIRISAARYREWFSALPAELREGVEEHWGPAPGELYVDRSQDPDGEIVIAAMQFGNLVLMVQPPRGFGEKPVAIYHDPDLPPSHHYLAAYRWIAADAAAGGFGADAVVHLGKHGNLEWLPGKTLGMSASCGTDAALGDLPLIYPFLVNDPGEGTQAKRRAHATLVDHLIPPMARAESYGDISRLEQLLDEHSNISALDPSKLPAIRQQIWTLMRAAKMDHDLGLEERPDEDVFDDMLLHVDGWLCEIKDVQIRDGLHVLGAAPRDDAEVELVLAMLRARQMWGGEQNVPGLREALGLSEDGDESRTRVDEIEQQAHALVQGMHDADWNPDAADTLTDDATVAKILRFAATEVVPRLRETDNEIAQVLHALDGGFIAAGPSGSPLRGLINVLPTGRNFYSVDPKAVPSRLAWETGQAMAESLLDRYKSDHGEWPRSVGLSVWGTSAMRTSGDDIAEVFALLGVRPVWDEASRRVVNLEVIDLEELGRPRIDVTVRISGFFRDAFPHVLALLDDAVRLVAALDEPVESNFVRAHAQADLAEHGDERRATTRIFGSKPGTYGAGLLQLIDSKSWRGDADLADVYTTWGGFAYGRGLDGAPAADDMRTAYRRITVAAKNTDTREHDIADADDYFQYHGGMVATVRALTGKSPEAYIGDSTRPESVRTRTLSEETSRVFRARVVNPRWLEAMRRHGYKGAFEMAATVDYLFGYDATTNVVADWMYEKLAESYVLDEQNRKFMEQSNPWALHGIAERLLEAAERDMWEHPEQQTLDGLRQVYLETEGELEGD, encoded by the coding sequence GTGATCCTGCTGCTCTCCACCTCCGACACCGACCTGCTCAGCGCACGCGCCAGCGGGGCGGACTACCGCTGGGCCAACCCGGCACGGCTGCTGGTCGAGGAGGATCTGCCGGGACTGCTCGACGGCGCCGACCTGGTGGTGGTGCGCATCCTCGGCGGCAAGCGGGCGTGGGAAGAGGGGCTCGACGCGGTCCTGGCCAGCGGACTGCCCGTGGTGGTCCTCGGCGGCGAGCACGCCCCGGACGCCGAGTTGATGGAGTGCTCGACGGTCGCGGTCGGTGTCTCGGCAGAGGCGCACAACTATCTCGCCGAGGGCGGCGCCGACAACCTCGCCCAACTGCACCACTTCCTGTCCGACACCGTGCTGCTGACCGGTCACGGTTTCGAGGCGCCGGTCCACCTGCCGAGCTGGGGTGTCGCGCCGTTCGCGCCCGACGCCGACGCGGACCGCCCCACGATCGCCGTTCTCTACTACCGCGCCCAGCACCTGGCCGGGAACACCCGCTACATCGAGGCCCTGTGCGACGCCGTCGACGCGGCGGGCGGCACTCCGCTGCCGATCTTCTGCGCGTCGCTGCGCACCGCCGAACCGGAGTTGCTGACGACGCTGCGCCGCGCGGACGCGATGGTGGTCACCGTGCTCGCCGCCGGCGGCACCAAGCCGGCGGGCGTCTCGGCCGGCGGTGACGACGAGGCGTGGGACGTCGCCGCGCTGGCGGCGCTGGACGTGCCGATCCTGCAGGGGCTCTGCCTGACCAGCAGCCGGGAGTCGTGGGAGTCCAACGACGACGGACTGTCCCCGCTCGACGTCGCCACCCAGGTCGCGGTCCCCGAGTTCGACGGCCGGCTGATCACGGTGCCGTTCTCGTTCAAGGAGATCGACGCCGACGGCCTGTCCACCTACGTTCCCGACGCCGAGCGCGCCTCCCGGGTGGCGGGCATCGCCGTCCGGCACGCCCGGCTGCGGCACATCCCCGCCCCCGAGCGCCGGATCGCCCTGATGCTGTCGGCGTACCCGACGAAGCACGCCCGCATCGGCAACGCCGTCGGTCTCGACACCCCGGCCAGCGCGATCAGGTTGCTCACCGAGATGCGGGCGGCCGGCTACGACCTGGGCCCCGCGGACGGGCCGGACTCCGTGCCCGGCCTCGCAGCCCAGGACGGCGACGCGCTGATCCACGCCCTCATCGCCGCCGGCGGCCAGGACCCGGACTGGCTGACCGCGGAGCAACTGGAGGGGAACCCGATCCGGATCTCCGCCGCCCGCTACCGCGAATGGTTCTCGGCGCTGCCCGCCGAACTGCGCGAGGGCGTCGAGGAACACTGGGGACCGGCGCCGGGCGAACTCTACGTCGACCGTTCACAGGACCCCGACGGTGAAATCGTCATCGCCGCAATGCAGTTCGGAAACCTCGTGCTGATGGTGCAGCCGCCGCGCGGATTCGGGGAGAAGCCGGTCGCGATCTACCACGACCCCGACCTGCCGCCGAGCCACCACTACCTCGCCGCGTACCGGTGGATTGCGGCGGACGCCGCGGCGGGTGGTTTCGGCGCCGACGCCGTCGTCCATCTCGGTAAGCACGGAAACCTCGAATGGCTGCCCGGCAAGACGCTCGGCATGTCCGCCTCGTGCGGCACCGATGCCGCGCTCGGCGACCTGCCCCTCATCTACCCGTTCCTCGTCAACGATCCGGGCGAGGGCACGCAGGCCAAGCGCCGCGCCCACGCGACCCTCGTCGATCACCTGATCCCGCCGATGGCCCGCGCGGAGAGCTACGGCGACATCTCGCGGCTCGAGCAGCTCCTCGACGAGCACTCGAACATCTCCGCACTCGACCCGTCCAAGCTGCCCGCCATTCGCCAGCAGATCTGGACGCTGATGCGTGCCGCCAAGATGGACCACGACCTCGGACTCGAGGAACGTCCCGACGAGGACGTGTTCGACGACATGCTGCTGCACGTCGACGGCTGGCTGTGCGAGATCAAGGACGTCCAGATCCGGGACGGCCTCCACGTGCTCGGTGCGGCGCCCCGGGACGACGCCGAGGTCGAACTGGTGCTCGCCATGCTGCGCGCCCGGCAGATGTGGGGCGGCGAACAGAACGTCCCCGGACTCCGCGAGGCTCTCGGCCTCAGCGAGGACGGCGACGAATCCCGCACCCGCGTGGACGAGATCGAGCAGCAGGCGCACGCGCTGGTGCAGGGCATGCACGACGCCGACTGGAACCCGGACGCCGCCGACACCCTCACCGACGACGCCACGGTCGCGAAGATCCTCCGTTTCGCCGCCACCGAGGTGGTGCCGCGGCTGCGGGAGACGGACAACGAGATCGCCCAGGTGCTGCACGCGCTCGACGGCGGTTTCATCGCCGCCGGGCCGAGCGGGTCGCCGCTGCGCGGGCTGATCAACGTGCTCCCGACTGGCCGTAACTTCTACTCCGTCGACCCGAAGGCCGTGCCGTCGCGGCTCGCCTGGGAGACCGGTCAGGCGATGGCCGAATCGTTGCTGGACCGCTACAAGTCCGATCACGGCGAGTGGCCGCGGTCGGTCGGTCTGTCCGTGTGGGGCACGTCCGCGATGCGCACGTCCGGCGACGACATCGCCGAGGTGTTCGCGCTCCTCGGCGTGCGCCCGGTGTGGGACGAGGCGAGCCGGCGGGTGGTGAACCTCGAGGTGATCGACCTCGAGGAACTGGGCCGTCCGCGCATCGACGTCACGGTCCGGATCAGCGGCTTCTTCCGGGACGCGTTCCCGCACGTCCTGGCGCTGCTCGACGACGCCGTCCGGCTCGTCGCCGCACTGGACGAACCGGTCGAGAGCAACTTCGTGCGCGCCCATGCGCAGGCGGATCTCGCCGAGCACGGCGACGAACGTCGCGCGACCACCCGCATCTTCGGGTCCAAGCCGGGCACCTACGGGGCCGGACTGCTGCAGCTGATCGACTCCAAGAGCTGGCGCGGCGACGCCGACCTCGCCGACGTGTACACCACGTGGGGTGGATTCGCGTACGGCCGCGGACTGGACGGCGCACCCGCCGCCGACGACATGCGGACGGCGTACCGGCGAATCACCGTGGCGGCCAAGAACACCGACACCCGCGAACACGACATCGCGGACGCCGACGACTACTTCCAGTACCACGGCGGGATGGTCGCGACCGTGCGGGCGCTCACCGGGAAGTCGCCCGAGGCGTACATCGGCGACAGCACCCGGCCCGAGTCGGTGCGCACCCGCACCCTGTCGGAGGAGACGTCCCGTGTCTTCCGGGCCCGGGTCGTGAACCCGCGGTGGCTCGAGGCGATGCGCCGCCACGGTTACAAGGGTGCGTTCGAGATGGCGGCGACCGTCGACTACCTGTTCGGATACGACGCCACCACCAACGTCGTCGCCGACTGGATGTACGAGAAACTCGCCGAGTCGTACGTGCTGGACGAGCAGAACCGCAAGTTCATGGAACAGTCCAATCCGTGGGCCCTGCACGGCATCGCCGAACGCCTCCTCGAGGCGGCCGAGCGGGACATGTGGGAGCACCCCGAGCAGCAGACCCTCGACGGCCTGCGGCAGGTGTACCTCGAAACCGAAGGCGAACTCGAAGGGGACTGA
- the cobG gene encoding precorrin-3B synthase, with translation MVDSRSRPDACPGALQVHQAADGALARVRLPGGLLTSAQVQTLAESARDLGNGEIELTSRGNAQLRAVRDPLEFARRLAGAGLLPSETHERVRNILVSPLTGRIGGLTDLRELVGVLDRTLCADSALADLPGRTLFTLDDGRGDVSALGGDFGVHAVDGAEVALILAGRDSGARIPTADAVSVLVDAARVFLELRDRHWRLSEIADGVDRTLSALTLAPTADPVPGFDEHRPPIGWLDQPDGNVTLGGGLAFGVLDARLAEFLAAVEKPVIVTPWKTVLLCDLDEWSAEQVVRVLAPMGLIFDENSPWLNVSACTGQPGCEKALADVRTDARDAVASGELPVEGRQHWSGCERCCGRPKGEVADVVATETGYRVDKR, from the coding sequence ATGGTCGACTCCCGTTCCCGCCCCGATGCATGTCCCGGCGCGTTGCAGGTCCACCAGGCGGCCGACGGCGCGCTCGCCCGGGTGCGCCTCCCGGGCGGCCTGCTGACCTCCGCCCAGGTGCAGACCCTCGCGGAATCGGCGCGCGACCTCGGGAACGGCGAGATCGAACTGACGTCCCGCGGCAACGCGCAACTGCGGGCGGTCCGCGACCCGCTGGAGTTCGCCCGGCGGCTCGCCGGCGCTGGCCTGCTGCCGTCGGAGACGCACGAGCGGGTTCGGAACATCCTCGTCTCGCCGCTGACCGGCCGGATCGGTGGTCTCACGGACCTGCGCGAACTGGTCGGTGTCCTCGACCGGACGTTGTGCGCCGACTCCGCGTTGGCGGACCTGCCCGGCCGCACCCTGTTCACCCTGGACGACGGACGCGGCGACGTCTCGGCGCTCGGCGGCGATTTCGGGGTCCACGCGGTCGATGGGGCGGAGGTCGCGCTGATCCTCGCCGGTCGCGACAGCGGGGCCCGGATCCCGACAGCGGACGCGGTGTCGGTGCTCGTCGATGCCGCCCGCGTCTTCCTGGAACTGCGCGATCGACACTGGCGGCTGTCCGAAATCGCCGACGGGGTCGACCGGACGCTGTCGGCGTTGACGCTCGCACCGACCGCCGATCCGGTGCCCGGGTTCGACGAGCACCGGCCGCCGATCGGGTGGCTCGACCAGCCGGACGGCAACGTGACCCTCGGCGGCGGTCTCGCATTCGGTGTCCTCGACGCCCGGCTGGCGGAGTTCCTCGCCGCGGTCGAGAAGCCGGTGATCGTCACGCCGTGGAAGACGGTGCTGCTGTGCGATCTGGACGAGTGGTCCGCCGAGCAGGTGGTCCGGGTCCTCGCCCCGATGGGCCTGATCTTCGACGAGAACTCCCCGTGGCTGAACGTCAGCGCCTGCACCGGGCAACCCGGGTGCGAGAAGGCGCTCGCCGATGTCCGGACCGATGCGCGGGACGCCGTCGCGAGCGGCGAACTCCCGGTGGAGGGCCGACAGCACTGGTCGGGCTGCGAGCGCTGCTGCGGCCGCCCCAAGGGCGAGGTCGCCGACGTCGTCGCCACCGAGACGGGTTACCGGGTGGACAAGCGGTGA
- a CDS encoding metallopeptidase TldD-related protein, with protein sequence MIAPQQLVEQVLARASVDETIVIVTDASEASLRWAGNSMTTNGVSTSRSWTVISIVRSGQDARVGIVTSASVDVADIDGVVRSAEISARAATPASDAMPLLTGTGTDERWEDSAQRTEIGAFEQLAQDLSMGFDGDDQLYGFAHHQLHTTWLGTSTGIHRRFVQPTGSVEINGKRGDASAWVGTSTKDFTDVAGVKLLEDLSTRLDWAGNRVELPAGRYETILPPSAVADLMIYLMWTMEGRAAEEGHSALSAPGGTRIGEKLSALPLTLYSDPAALGLEYAPFVIAGSSSESVSVFDNGMDAGRVDWIRDGTVGALAYPRAAAKEFDAEATVPGDNLILDAGGSVSLDQMVAETERGLLLTTLWYIREVDPATLLLTGLTRDGVYLVENGKVAGAVNNFRFNESPLDLLRRVTQAGATERTLPREWKDWFTRTAMPSVRVPDFHMSSVSKAL encoded by the coding sequence ATGATCGCACCGCAGCAACTCGTCGAGCAGGTCCTCGCCCGGGCCTCCGTGGACGAAACCATCGTGATCGTCACGGATGCCAGCGAGGCGTCGCTGCGGTGGGCGGGCAACTCGATGACCACCAACGGCGTGTCCACCTCGCGCAGTTGGACAGTCATCTCCATCGTCCGGTCCGGGCAGGACGCCAGGGTCGGGATCGTCACCTCCGCGTCCGTCGACGTCGCCGACATCGACGGGGTGGTCCGATCGGCCGAAATCTCCGCCCGCGCAGCCACACCCGCGTCCGACGCGATGCCCCTGCTCACCGGAACCGGCACCGACGAGCGCTGGGAGGATTCGGCGCAGCGCACCGAGATCGGCGCGTTCGAACAACTCGCCCAGGATCTGAGCATGGGCTTCGACGGCGACGACCAGCTCTACGGTTTCGCCCATCATCAGCTGCACACCACCTGGTTGGGCACGTCGACGGGGATCCACCGCCGATTCGTCCAGCCGACCGGGTCGGTCGAGATCAACGGCAAACGCGGCGACGCCAGCGCCTGGGTGGGCACCAGCACCAAGGACTTCACCGATGTGGCAGGCGTGAAGTTGCTCGAGGACCTGTCGACGCGCCTGGATTGGGCCGGCAACCGGGTGGAGTTGCCCGCGGGCCGGTACGAGACGATCCTGCCGCCGTCCGCGGTCGCGGACCTCATGATCTACCTCATGTGGACCATGGAGGGCAGGGCCGCCGAAGAGGGCCATTCCGCCCTGTCGGCGCCCGGGGGCACCCGCATCGGGGAAAAGCTCAGTGCACTCCCCCTCACCCTCTATTCCGATCCGGCCGCGCTCGGCCTGGAATATGCGCCGTTCGTGATCGCCGGGTCGTCGTCCGAATCGGTGTCCGTCTTCGACAACGGGATGGACGCGGGCCGGGTGGACTGGATCCGCGACGGCACCGTCGGCGCGCTCGCGTACCCGCGGGCGGCGGCGAAGGAGTTCGACGCCGAGGCGACCGTGCCCGGCGACAACCTGATCCTCGACGCCGGCGGTTCGGTGTCGCTCGACCAGATGGTGGCCGAGACCGAACGCGGACTGCTGCTGACCACCCTCTGGTACATCCGTGAGGTCGACCCCGCCACGCTGCTGCTCACGGGATTGACGCGGGACGGCGTCTACCTCGTCGAGAACGGGAAGGTCGCGGGCGCCGTGAACAACTTCCGATTCAACGAGAGCCCCCTGGACCTGCTGCGCAGGGTCACGCAGGCCGGCGCCACCGAGCGGACCCTGCCCCGCGAGTGGAAGGACTGGTTCACCCGGACCGCGATGCCGTCGGTGCGGGTGCCGGATTTCCACATGTCTTCGGTCAGCAAGGCGCTCTGA
- a CDS encoding precorrin-2 C(20)-methyltransferase: MSSEERSSGKLWGVGIGPGDPELVTVKAARVIAEADVVAFHSARHGKSISRAVAAPYLSEGQIEEHLVYPVTTETVDHPGGYQGAMDEFYEEASQRLAAHLEAGRSVALLAAGDPLFYSSYMHMHKRLAQRFEAEVIPGVTSISAASAALAMPLVEGEEILTVLPGTLPRGELTRRLRETDAAAILKLGRTYPAVRQALKDSGRIDETWYVERASTTRQKIDHADDVSDSDVPYFSIAIVPSPSNARRDDQPPQGELVVVGLGPGDQAWTTPEVQHELSLATDLVGYGPYIDRVPERPGQRRHSSDNRVEAERAAMALDLAKNGARVAVVSSGDPGVFAMAAAVLEVAAEEQWRGVPVRVLPGMTAANAVASRVGAPLGHDYAVLSLSDRLKPWDVVAQRISAVASADMAFAVYNPASKSRTWQVAAMRDLVLEHRSPDTPVIIGRDVAGAQESVRVVRLTDLDPAEIDMRCLLIVGSSMTTVVENEHGTRVFTPRRYPG; the protein is encoded by the coding sequence ATGAGTTCCGAAGAGCGGTCGAGCGGCAAGCTGTGGGGCGTCGGCATCGGACCGGGCGACCCGGAACTGGTGACCGTCAAGGCTGCGCGGGTCATCGCCGAGGCCGACGTGGTGGCGTTCCACAGCGCCCGGCACGGCAAGAGCATCTCGCGCGCGGTCGCGGCCCCGTACCTGAGTGAGGGCCAGATCGAGGAACACCTCGTCTACCCGGTCACCACCGAGACCGTCGACCACCCCGGCGGATACCAGGGGGCGATGGACGAGTTCTACGAGGAAGCGTCGCAGCGACTCGCCGCGCACCTCGAGGCCGGCCGTTCGGTGGCGCTCCTCGCCGCGGGCGACCCGCTGTTCTACAGCTCCTACATGCACATGCACAAGCGGCTGGCGCAGCGCTTCGAGGCGGAGGTGATTCCCGGGGTGACGTCGATCAGCGCCGCCTCGGCCGCGCTGGCGATGCCGCTCGTCGAGGGCGAGGAAATCCTCACCGTCCTGCCCGGCACCCTGCCACGCGGCGAGCTGACCCGGCGCCTGCGCGAGACCGACGCGGCCGCGATCCTGAAACTCGGACGCACCTACCCGGCCGTACGGCAGGCGTTGAAGGACTCCGGGCGCATCGACGAGACGTGGTACGTCGAGCGGGCCAGCACGACCCGGCAGAAGATCGACCACGCGGACGACGTGTCGGACAGCGACGTCCCCTACTTCTCGATCGCCATCGTGCCCAGTCCGTCGAACGCCCGCCGTGACGACCAGCCGCCGCAGGGCGAACTCGTCGTCGTCGGGCTCGGCCCCGGTGATCAGGCCTGGACGACCCCGGAAGTGCAGCACGAACTGTCGCTGGCCACGGACCTCGTCGGATACGGGCCGTACATCGACCGGGTCCCCGAACGTCCGGGCCAGCGCCGGCACTCCAGCGACAACCGGGTCGAGGCCGAACGCGCCGCGATGGCGCTCGACCTCGCCAAGAACGGGGCCCGCGTCGCCGTCGTGTCCTCGGGCGACCCCGGTGTGTTCGCGATGGCCGCGGCGGTGCTGGAAGTGGCCGCCGAGGAACAGTGGCGAGGCGTCCCCGTCCGTGTCCTGCCCGGCATGACCGCCGCGAACGCCGTGGCGAGCCGGGTCGGCGCACCCCTCGGGCACGACTACGCCGTACTGTCCCTGTCCGATCGACTCAAGCCGTGGGATGTTGTGGCGCAGCGTATCTCGGCGGTCGCGAGCGCCGACATGGCCTTCGCCGTCTACAACCCGGCGTCGAAGTCACGCACCTGGCAGGTCGCCGCGATGCGCGACCTCGTCCTGGAGCACCGCTCCCCCGACACCCCGGTGATCATCGGCCGCGACGTGGCCGGCGCGCAGGAGTCGGTGCGGGTCGTGCGCCTCACCGACCTCGACCCCGCCGAGATCGACATGCGGTGCCTGCTCATCGTCGGCTCGTCCATGACGACCGTCGTCGAGAACGAACACGGGACTCGGGTCTTCACGCCCCGGCGCTACCCGGGCTGA
- a CDS encoding TIGR03618 family F420-dependent PPOX class oxidoreductase gives MTTLEDAVALARDDNGLAVVATLRANGTIQASMVNVGLLEHPATGEPVLGFVTYGRVKLNNLRSRPQVATTFRDGWQWATVEGTAEIAGPDDPQPWLDDERLRLLRREVFVAAGGTHEDWDEYDRVMAEQGRAVVFVRVDRVYSN, from the coding sequence ATGACGACTCTCGAGGACGCTGTAGCGCTGGCACGGGACGACAACGGTCTGGCGGTGGTCGCCACCCTCCGCGCGAACGGAACCATTCAGGCCTCGATGGTCAACGTCGGCCTGCTCGAGCACCCGGCCACGGGCGAACCGGTTCTGGGATTCGTGACCTACGGAAGGGTGAAGTTGAACAACTTGCGGTCTCGCCCTCAGGTCGCGACCACCTTCCGCGATGGGTGGCAGTGGGCGACCGTCGAGGGAACAGCCGAGATAGCCGGTCCCGACGACCCCCAGCCGTGGCTCGACGACGAGAGACTGCGGCTTCTGCGTCGGGAGGTGTTCGTCGCTGCCGGAGGCACGCACGAGGACTGGGACGAATACGACCGGGTGATGGCAGAGCAGGGTCGGGCGGTCGTCTTCGTCCGGGTCGATCGGGTCTACAGCAACTGA
- a CDS encoding precorrin-8X methylmutase, translating to MIEYIRDGAEIYRQSFATIRAEADLSAFPEDVSQAVVRMIHASGQVDLVDDVAFTPGVVKAARAALANGAPILCDAQMVAAGVTRKRLPADNEVICTLRDPRVPVLAEQIGNTRSAAALELWADKLDGAVVAIGNAPTALFYLLDMIESGAPRPAAIVGGPVGFIGAAESKEALIEHPSGLDYLVVRGRRGGSAITAAALNAIASEVE from the coding sequence ATGATCGAGTACATCCGAGACGGCGCGGAGATCTACCGCCAGTCCTTCGCCACGATCCGCGCCGAAGCGGATCTCAGTGCCTTTCCCGAGGACGTCTCACAGGCCGTGGTCCGCATGATCCACGCGAGCGGCCAGGTCGATCTCGTGGACGACGTCGCGTTCACCCCCGGCGTCGTGAAGGCCGCCCGCGCGGCGCTGGCGAACGGCGCCCCGATCCTGTGCGACGCGCAGATGGTCGCGGCCGGCGTGACCCGCAAGCGGCTCCCGGCGGACAACGAGGTGATCTGCACCCTGCGCGACCCCCGGGTTCCGGTGCTGGCGGAGCAGATCGGGAACACCCGCTCGGCGGCCGCGCTCGAATTGTGGGCCGACAAGCTCGACGGCGCCGTCGTCGCGATCGGCAACGCCCCCACCGCCCTGTTCTACCTGCTGGACATGATCGAATCCGGTGCACCCCGGCCAGCCGCGATCGTGGGCGGCCCCGTCGGGTTCATCGGTGCGGCGGAGTCGAAGGAAGCGTTGATCGAGCACCCGAGCGGACTCGACTATCTGGTGGTCCGCGGCCGCCGCGGTGGCAGTGCCATCACGGCTGCGGCGCTGAATGCGATTGCGAGCGAGGTCGAATGA
- a CDS encoding ANTAR domain-containing protein yields MTAPSIQRSTPIQEITVSNDVLEAAPPAHSIPHRHPDGREVLATAKGILIATRGYGDAEAFEELLDVSRHHHVSVLRAAKSLVELATRRQPCPSVTTPAPSYTLEFKEWTTLLAR; encoded by the coding sequence ATGACCGCGCCGAGCATTCAGCGAAGTACCCCAATCCAGGAGATCACAGTGTCGAACGACGTCCTCGAGGCCGCACCGCCTGCACATTCGATCCCGCACCGCCACCCGGACGGACGCGAAGTTCTCGCCACCGCGAAGGGAATCCTCATCGCCACCCGCGGATACGGCGACGCCGAGGCGTTCGAGGAATTGCTCGACGTCTCCCGCCATCACCACGTCAGCGTGTTGCGGGCGGCGAAATCGCTGGTGGAATTGGCGACTCGGCGGCAGCCGTGCCCGTCCGTGACGACGCCGGCACCGTCGTACACACTCGAGTTCAAGGAATGGACGACGCTGCTGGCGCGGTGA
- a CDS encoding PPOX class F420-dependent oxidoreductase, which produces MTTEFDRVSSAKYVLLTTFRKDGTPVATPLWAAADGDRLLMWTVTDSYKVKRIRRNPEVTVAACDARGKPKGPEVPARAVILDAADTDHTRDVIARKYGILGWLTMKGSLLRRGKTGTIGLAVTADDR; this is translated from the coding sequence GTGACCACAGAATTCGATCGGGTGTCGTCCGCGAAGTATGTCCTGCTCACCACGTTTCGGAAAGACGGCACTCCGGTGGCGACGCCACTGTGGGCCGCCGCCGACGGTGACCGTCTGCTGATGTGGACGGTCACCGATTCCTACAAGGTCAAACGCATCCGCCGCAATCCGGAGGTGACGGTGGCCGCGTGCGACGCGCGTGGCAAGCCGAAGGGCCCCGAGGTGCCCGCCCGCGCCGTCATCCTCGACGCCGCGGACACCGACCACACACGGGACGTGATCGCCCGCAAGTACGGCATCCTCGGCTGGCTCACGATGAAAGGCAGCCTCCTCCGCCGAGGGAAGACCGGCACCATCGGACTCGCCGTCACGGCCGACGACCGGTAG